Proteins from a genomic interval of Papaver somniferum cultivar HN1 chromosome 4, ASM357369v1, whole genome shotgun sequence:
- the LOC113276647 gene encoding nuclear transport factor 2B yields the protein MDPESVSKAFVEHYYTTFDANRAGLAGLYQDTSMLSFEGEKIQGGSAIVTKLTSLPFQQCKHNISTVDSQPSGPAGGMLVFVSGNLQLAGEQHVLKFSQMFHLMPTPQGSFYVQNDIFRLNYA from the exons atgGATCCAGAAAGTGTATCGAAGGCATTCGTAGAGCATTACTACACAACATTCGATGCGAATCGTGCTGGCTTAGCGGGATTGTATCAGGACACATCAATGTTAAGTTTCGAAGGTGAAAAGATACAAGGTGGTTCCGCTATAGTTACCAAATTAACTAGTTTACCGTTTCAACAATGTAAGCATAATATCAGTACTGTTGATTCTCAACCTTCTGGTCCTGCTGGTGGTATGCTTGTTTTTGTTAGTGGGAATCTTCAACTTGCTGGTGAACAACATGTTCTCAAATTCAGTCAG ATGTTCCATTTGATGCCGACTCCTCAAGGAAGCTTTTACGTTCAAAATgacatcttccggttgaactatGCTTAA
- the LOC113274287 gene encoding uncharacterized protein LOC113274287 isoform X2 has translation MYFFFSDSLYFSEMNYSSDVFTNASVENMTLSNPELGSNYENAIILEPTPLAAFPPDHVVTDEEFDKEVNLMMMGSLDSMDAEPCSAHDLEE, from the exons ATGTACTTCTTTTTCTCCGACAGTCTTTACTTCTCAGAAATGAACTATTCGTCTGATGTATTTACAAATGCTAGTGTTGAAAACATGACTTTGAGCAATCCAGAACTTGGGAGCAATTATGAAAATGCAATTATTCTTGAACCTACTCCGCTAGCTGCTTTTCCTCCAGATCATGTGGTCactgatgaagaatttgataAAGAGGTTAATCTCATGATGATGGGCTCTTTGGACTCTATGGATGCTGAACCTTGTTCAGCTCATGACCTT GAAGAATAA
- the LOC113274287 gene encoding uncharacterized protein LOC113274287 isoform X1 yields MYFFFSDSLYFSEMNYSSDVFTNASVENMTLSNPELGSNYENAIILEPTPLAAFPPDHVVTDEEFDKEVNLMMMGSLDSMDAEPCSAHDLTTGRIRNSSADFGLIPYAVGAEATDLILAIFWAQEMNLSKVLLVSDCLQLVNFVNGGKDMVDWRSCDILEDCRFSLSSCNNFKVMHITRLKNKVAICLARRARKYCLKTNWVSFPYFLSDVVRKEPIVNACNLLIS; encoded by the exons ATGTACTTCTTTTTCTCCGACAGTCTTTACTTCTCAGAAATGAACTATTCGTCTGATGTATTTACAAATGCTAGTGTTGAAAACATGACTTTGAGCAATCCAGAACTTGGGAGCAATTATGAAAATGCAATTATTCTTGAACCTACTCCGCTAGCTGCTTTTCCTCCAGATCATGTGGTCactgatgaagaatttgataAAGAGGTTAATCTCATGATGATGGGCTCTTTGGACTCTATGGATGCTGAACCTTGTTCAGCTCATGACCTT ACTACAGGAAGAATAAGGAACTCCAGTGCGGACTTTGGACTGATTCCATATGCAGTCGGAGCTGAGGCGACTGATCTAATTTTGGCGATCTTCTGGGCGCAGGAGATGAATTTGTCTAAAGTTCTGTTAGTCAGTGATTGTCTTCAGTTGGTGAATTTTGTGAATGGAGGCAAAGACATGGTTGATTGGAGAAGTTGTGATATTTTGGAAGACTGTCGTTTCTCTTTATCTAGTTGTAATAATTTTAAGGTTATGCATATTACGCGTTTAAAGAACAAGGTAGCTATCTGTCTTGCGAGACGGGCTAGAAAATACTGTCTTAAAACCAATTGGGtttcttttccttattttttgagtGATGTTGTAAGGAAAGAACCAATTGTAAATGCTTGTAATTTGCTTATTTCTTAA
- the LOC113276648 gene encoding mediator of RNA polymerase II transcription subunit 30-like isoform X1, producing the protein MPLYQFEPRLVVMSSGKSVQELAVEGQKHLEDTIEAAFQILSSMNDELCNPALWSTTGVVSSHSSNGVNGDASDSLHQSELGGGALEDARLRYKSAVASLRSVLTAIPSHPKSAKAYESGSTVGGSESGADQAEIEKLQDQVITLRKEVADKNKHVKLLIDQFRELITDISTWQSPCSL; encoded by the exons ATGCCCCTTTATCAATTTGAACCTCGTTTAG TAGTGATGTCGAGTGGGAAAAGCGTTCAGGAACTCGCTGTGGAGGGGCAGAAACAtttagaagacacaattgaagcagcaTTTCAGATTCTTTCATCAATGAATGACGAGCTCTGCAATCCTGCCTTGTGGTCTACAACGGGTGTGGTTTCTTCTCATTCTTCTAATGGCGTCAATGGTGATGCTTCTGACTCTTTGCACCAGTCGGAATTAGGTGGTGGAGCTCTTGAAGATGCACGCCTTCGATATAAATCTGCAGTTGCTTCTCTGCGTTCTGTTCTTACTGCCATTCCCAGTCATCCAAAG TCGGCAAAAGCATATGAGAGTGGTAGCACAGTTGGTGGGTCGGAATCTGGAGCAGATCAAGCTGAAATCGAAAAGCTGCAAGACCAAGTCATCACTTTGAGAAAG GAAGTTGCAGACAAGAACAAGCATGTAAAACTTCTGATAGATCAATTTCGAGAACTCATTACAGACATATCTACATGGCAGAGTCCTTGTTCTTTATGA
- the LOC113276648 gene encoding mediator of RNA polymerase II transcription subunit 30-like isoform X2 translates to MSSGKSVQELAVEGQKHLEDTIEAAFQILSSMNDELCNPALWSTTGVVSSHSSNGVNGDASDSLHQSELGGGALEDARLRYKSAVASLRSVLTAIPSHPKSAKAYESGSTVGGSESGADQAEIEKLQDQVITLRKEVADKNKHVKLLIDQFRELITDISTWQSPCSL, encoded by the exons ATGTCGAGTGGGAAAAGCGTTCAGGAACTCGCTGTGGAGGGGCAGAAACAtttagaagacacaattgaagcagcaTTTCAGATTCTTTCATCAATGAATGACGAGCTCTGCAATCCTGCCTTGTGGTCTACAACGGGTGTGGTTTCTTCTCATTCTTCTAATGGCGTCAATGGTGATGCTTCTGACTCTTTGCACCAGTCGGAATTAGGTGGTGGAGCTCTTGAAGATGCACGCCTTCGATATAAATCTGCAGTTGCTTCTCTGCGTTCTGTTCTTACTGCCATTCCCAGTCATCCAAAG TCGGCAAAAGCATATGAGAGTGGTAGCACAGTTGGTGGGTCGGAATCTGGAGCAGATCAAGCTGAAATCGAAAAGCTGCAAGACCAAGTCATCACTTTGAGAAAG GAAGTTGCAGACAAGAACAAGCATGTAAAACTTCTGATAGATCAATTTCGAGAACTCATTACAGACATATCTACATGGCAGAGTCCTTGTTCTTTATGA